In the genome of Synchiropus splendidus isolate RoL2022-P1 chromosome 13, RoL_Sspl_1.0, whole genome shotgun sequence, the window CAGGGAGTGGAGTGTCTGCGGCTGCTCAACGAGATCATCGCCGACTTCGATGAGGTAAGACAAGAGCGCGGCAAGTTGTGTGGACACCAGTGCCAACCTTCGCTCTGTCTTCATGTTCCTCAGCTCCTCGGCGAAGATCGCTTTCAAGACATTGAGAAGATCAAGACCATCGGCAGCACCTACATGGCAGTGTCCGGACTGTCCCCTGAGAAACAGGTGTGTGAGTGGTCCTAAACATTTCTTGTGCTGAATCGCAAGTTATTTGATGTTTCCTCCTCAGCAATGTGAAGATAAGTGGGGTCACTTGTGCGCACTGGCAGACTTCGCCATAGCCCTCAACGAAAGCATCCAGGAGATCAACAAACACTCCTTCAACAACTTTGAACTTCGGATCGGTAAGTCCTCAGCTCCATCTCCTCCCATCACATGTCTCCTCTCTTTCTTCACTCGTCCTTCCTCTTCGTCACAGCTGTCTTCATCTAAAGTAGCTTCTCATTTTTAGACCCTCAGTCAGTGACCATTCTACATGTTAAGTCCTCACCTTGGCCATGACACCAACCAATGAGTTATATGGTCTGTGGCAGGGATGGCCCACGGGTCGGTGGTGGCCGGTGTGATCGGCGCTAAGAAGCCCCAGTACGACATCTGGGGGAAGACGGTGAACTTGGCGAGCCGCATGGACAGCACCGGCGTGAGCGGCAAGATCCAGGTGCCAGAGGAAACCTACCTGATCTTGAAGGACCGCGGCTTCGCCTTTGAATACCGGGGCGAGATCTACGTGAAGGGCATCAGCGAGCAGGAGGGAAAAATCCGGACGCACTTCCTTCTGGGGCGCATGCAGCCGAACCCGCTCATCCTGCAGCCACGCAAAATCACGGGCCAGTACTCTCTGGCGGCCGTGGTCCTGGGTCTGGTGCAGTCGCTGAACcggcagaagcagaagcagatcCTCAACGAGAGCAACAACTCGGGCATCATGAAGGGCCACCACCATTACAACAGGAGGACGTTGTTAGGGCCCCCTGGACCCGACAGCGGTCATCACGCCGAGGCGGCTGATAAGACCGAACTGTCGTGAGGTCCGACCATTTGAGGAAGGGATGAATGAACGAGACGTTTGAGGCCCTACGCAGCCCTAAAGTGCTTCCAAACGTGACGATGAGTTTCGTTCCAGTTTGAACAGCCAACAAAGTCCATTCTGCAGGGGGAAACTATGgtgacacctagtggtgagCCAGATGGCCGCAGGTTATCAAGTcccctccatcacctcctcttTGAGCCTCTGCCCCTCAGGGTCTTGAGGTCCACCGCAGTCCAAGCCAGTTGACCGGAGACTCAACAGCGGTTCCCTCAATGTGATCACGTGGTGATGTGACTATTTTACAGCACAAACGGACTCGTGTTTTTCGTGCTGAACGCGAACAACCTGAAGGCAGAGTCTTCAACATGAGCGTGCCAGTGGTTGTGAGGAGCAGCCTGGGacgtgtctgtgtgagtgtttaCATGAGCGTGAAAGAAAAAAGCACAATGTGATGAAGCGCCGGCTCTgcgatgtcacttcctgttccagtGCTGGAATACGACCGCAGCTCCAGTCGCTCCTGTGTGATTATCGTGTGTTGTTGAGCAGCCTCAGCAGATGACCTTCATCCTTGAAGAACCTCAACTTGGTCCTGACGTGTGTAGTTCACTGAACATCTGAACACAACCGTGGGAGCCACCTGCTGGCCGCCTTGCTGAACTACAATCCAGACGGACGCAGCCAAATCGACCACACTTTAATCTCCCCAAGCTTCTTTGAGTGTTGAGgtggatgaaggagaggagcaggaggtgatGGACGACTGTGAGGATGGGGAAAAAGAGGAGGCGCTGGTGGATGACTGTGagggtgaagaaggaggaggagagcacgTGTCTGTGAGCAGGACGATTGCAACATGTcgtgcgccccctgctggtgtcatctttctttttgtatttcttttctaTCTGAGACTGAATAAACGTTTAATTTTGTTATCAGCTCACGTTCAGTTCGTCACTGCGGCGGCGAATGTGTCGCCCCTTCCAAAGTCACAGCGGTCACGTGGGCTCCTATATACAGAtaacattcttcatttccagaaTATTTGAAAATTCTAATTGAAAAATGCGGCGTTTTCCATGACCACCAGAGGGAGCTACAGACGTTAGAAAGACCACTCAGAATTCCAAATCCTTTTCTCTGATCGCTGCCGCGTGTGATGTCACTCAGCGACACTGCTCTAATAGTAATGAATAATTCACAAGGGCCTTCAGGAAGCTCATGGTCACCACTGTAGATAAAACGACTCTCGACAGATCCCTGTCCCGACAATGAGGAACTCAGTTTTAGTGCTGTTGAGTTTGAGGAACTTTGAAGGAGGAACGGACAGGTGGTGTCACGTGGCTGTCATGGAGGAGaagtggaagaggaagaggctgaGGCTGTTGCAAGCAAGGTGTTGCTGGAGCACATGGCGAGGATTGATGAAGAGGGTGGAAGACAGGTTCTCGCTGTTACCTTCAGCGACAGTTTAGTCCTCTGGTTACCATGGCAATCGTTGCTAGGCCCCTGCATGTTGCTTAGCAACAGGCTGCAGGTTtgtgcaggagtgatggagaagtgtgtctgtgtggaacacacacacacacatagtcaACTGACAAAATTCTAACGTACAAACGAACACACTCTTGAATGCAGTTTCACTGAACCTGGACTCTGTCGGGTCCCACAGTCTGTGATCGTGTGGTTGGTGATTTGAATTAAGAACCAGGATCTGGATCTCAGCTTTATTACTTTTGCACGTATTAACAGAAACAGTTTTCAGTCGAGCGTCGACACGACTGACGAACGTCACTAgagtacttttattttgttttccttcaccaGATTAACAAgataaccacacacacacgcacacagacacacacacacacatgcaggaaaTAAGGAGGAAGACAATGGCGACGTTTCTCCGTCACGATGATCTGCTACCGTTTGCGGTGAGGCAGAAACGTTGCCACCGTAGGAGCGCACTCGTCAAAGTTCCAGATGTGTCTGACCGCTGTGTCGCTACGTCTGTGGTCACTCACAGTTTGAGACGTGCTGGTTTTAAAGTGGGGTCTGTCGCCCCCTGGTGACAGAAACTGTAATTGCAAAAGATTCCAAATTCTGCATTGTCCTCCAGTGTTTACAAACAActatgaatgaatggatgaattacGGGGTGAAGGTTTCCGAAGCAATGGCTGATTATCCCCCAAATGTCATGCCTAGCTTTAGCCACGCCCTCACGCTAATCATCAATTTGAAAAAGTGCGAAAAGGTGCGACAGAAAACTTCCATTTTTTCCGTACTTCGCTGATGTCCACTGAGGAAACCCTGGTGGCCAGTAGTGGTAACTGCAACTCTTATAATAGGAAATTCAGAGGttgctggttttgtttttgttgctacTCCACCTAGCAGATATGGACTACCCCACTCCCATTCATTCCCTCTTTGAGGAACTAAAGAAGTGGTAGAAAGGTCTAAAAAGTTGTTTTGGTCCGTCAGAGGTTGTGCGACGATTCTCAGAGACTTTATCACAAATGACTACAAAACTTTTTCTTATAAAATCTAAAGGTGGAAAACGTTtttcgtttcttttttttcagtcgtttccaattttaaaaatgtttcggCTAAGTTATTGTATTAGATTCAAACATTGTGATGCTCCGCTGCCTTCCTCTGGCACGGACACTTAGTACACAAGTCCACAACATCATGCGCTGACGTCGGCGTCCAGCGTGTTGACACAATGGCGGATGTCGTGATGGATGGAGTGACGACACAAGGTCAAAGTTCAAATACGACATCagaaaaaagagaacaaaagcaACAATAATAATCGCAATAATCAGCGGCGCGGCAGCTGCGCCTCCCCGTCAAAGCATCAtcacaattattattgtttttgtcggCATGCGCCGCGTCTTTTTTACATCTTCGCGGTTACATCAGAGCATGTGTGTTAATCTTTGACTGCTACGGTTTGATCCTTGCTCGGTGCCTCGGTGGCGTTGGCTTCCTTGGCGGAGGGGTCGGCTGCTGCCTCAGCAGGCTTGCTTGAGTCAGCAGAAGCCACCTCGGTTTTGGCAGCTGGTGCCGCTGTGGTGGCATCAGTCTTTTTTGCCTCGTCTTTGCTCTCGGGCTTCTCCTCGGGACTCTTCGCGGCCTCCGACTCTCCATTCGCCGTGGGCTTCTCTGCTTCCTTAGGTGCCTCGGCTGCTTTCTTATCCTCATCTTTGGACGCTTCGGCAGCAGGGGTGTCCGTGGCTGCCACGTCGTTGGCACCGTTGGCAGCGGGAGCCTCGTCTTTGGTTCCTTTCGCTGCCTCACTCTCTTCGGCCGACGCCCCCTCTGACTTGCCGTCCTTGTCTTTGGACTTGTCATCGTTCACACTGTagcccttcttcttcttgctcagTTTTCCTCCCATTTTGTCTCTCGCTTCTGCAGAAAGAAAAGTGTTTTAGAGAAAGCACTTGGAAGGGCAGATGTCTTGAGCTCAGACCAAAGCTCCACAACTTCAATCCCAACAATCATCACTAATGTTCTCCTGGTTTGAAATGCAACGTGCACATTGCTGGCACCTACATCAGTGATGAGTCACCAGTCAGGTGACCCAGAGTTGAGTCAACACGTCTCCATGGAGACGAGTGGGATGATGATCATCTTTACAATGAGACTGAAAACACTGCTCTCAGGCACACACCTGCaagcacgcgcgcacacacgcagtAAAAAGGACGCGCACGGTCGATAGCTATTCGATTGATAGGCAGGTGGCACGGCTGCCTTCCACACCCTTCCTCCACTGCGCATGCGCGCCGTTGCAAACAAAGGAACCGGCTGAATGAGCGTCGAGACGGTATAAGTTGAGTCCCAAACACGGTTCCGAACTCGACGGTGCCGACGcagccccccacccctcccacctacaccacaaacacacaaactacaCACTAGAACGGCGTCGAATTTTTTTTCACCCTTCATCAAAGAGCGAACGGAACCGCTGAAGTGGGTCCACtcttgttgccatggcagcagcagaaccatctTAAGCACTCAAGTGAAATCGACACAGATGAACTGATGAACTGAGGATGAACGGATGAAACCCCCCACGCCCGCTCCCCGcgcccacacacaaacacacacacacacacaggtacacACCCCTCTCTGGACTCATCCATGTTTCTCTGAGTTCTTATAACCTGGATCATAAGATCAAAATGTTCTttcatctccttcctcttcttcgtTCCTTCGTTCTccaaacacacgcacagacacgcGCGCACACAAGCCGGGAAAAGAGGTGTGGAGATGGAGTGTGTGTCTGGTGGTTCCTACCGTGAACTCGGTCTCGGACGCTCCGCTGATCTCCGGTTCGTTCCTGCTTCGGCTTCGTGTGCGCGTCCGTTAGTTTGTGCCCACTGCGCGTTCACGACACAGTTGTCTGCGCCtgcgtccacacacacacgcacgcgcaacAATAGTGCACAAAAAAACGATTAAAAACAGTCCAAATGTTTGGACGTCAGCGCGGTCCACGAGCGTGTCGACACCTCAGCGCACCTGAGTCCCGCCGAGATTAGACCTGATACCAGATGCAACGCACACGACTCTCCACAAGAGGGCGGCGGCAGACTTCGACATCCACGGTGTTGACGTGTGCGCATGCGCGTCCTCCCCGGCTCCAGAGGGAAAGTTAAGTCTCCCCTCGTCCATCTCAGCCTGTCTTCATGTCTGAGGTGCCCCTAGCTGTCAATCAAACTTTAAAACTTTACTGTTTTTCTGAAGACCACAAGATTTGACGTCACGTGACCTCTGCCCACACCGGTGCTGCAGCGCTCTTCAGGGTCAGGCAGTTCTTGTAACAGGTTTTTATTAACGGAGCATGTTGCATCTCGGTTTAGACAAaacagttacacacacacaggacgcCTCAACAAAACAGCCCTCTCCTTTCAATCACATCTAAAATTCATATGAGTTTCATGTCTAAATATGAAGTGATCGTTTTTTATTTATCCATTCTATGTTATGTTTTATTAtggatattattatttatagtgATGTATTAATGTCGCTAGCAGGTATATTAAAACCAGACTCATTAGGTcggctgctgctgtttgtttgaatCTCTGCTCCACTGGTCCGGGGCGGGATCAGGGTCCCTGGGGCGGAGCTCGGCAGCGACTCTCTCCCAAACTTTGTCCGGCTCCTGTCCGTCTCGCCGCGGCTGTTTTGGGCTCCAAAACGTCGATTTAGACGCCGCTGAAGTCGCGGACGGCGCCAGCGGCAGAGGGTGACGTTTCCCCGGGTCACCGTCCTCTCATGAGCCCAGACTGGACCCGGTCTGGATCCCGGTCCTGCCGCTCTTCCTTCGGCTGGACTCCTCATGAGCGGGCTGCAGAGCGACCATGGATCTGTTCTTCGCGGAGGTGAGACGGCGTTGATGGTTCGAAACCGCCCGCTGACCCCACACTGGGTTCGTGAGCAGCGTTAGTACTGGAGCACAGCAGTGTAATAAGTTGTCGACAACTGACTCGTGACAGTTAGAACTCGTTTGCTCCGTTTGCGGACAAAGAACTTTGAACTAATCGCTTCGAGTCACAGTTTCACGATTCCACGTCGGTACCGCGATATCCGGTGTTAGTCCAGCAGCTGCTAGCTGGTCTCAGCATGGTCAGCATGGCTGacagttgtcatggcaacaggtAATTTGGTCAAACCTCATTACGTTCCTCTCATCCCTTATTCATGTTCCTCATCGTGGCATCACTTGAACTGAGTGTCGAATCATAAAGATGGTGCTTCTCTTCAGTCTGTTGACTCGCTGTCACTCTGAAATCTCTGAGGATCGGTCAACCATCAGGTGATGTGTACCATGCAACTCACCTGTGTGGAACTGACTTGTGGTATCAGAACCTCAAGGCTTTGTCCACCCGTAGGGGGGCCTTCAAAGTTATCAGCAAGTGAATCTCAGAGTTTGACAAATGACCTGTTGTTGGTGAACACTCCAAAGTCGGTAACCATGGAGGTCCAGACTTCATTCAGCATCTCTGACTCTGCTTCATGAGGTTGGGGGCGCTGTCACTACTTTGCTCAATAACCTTCAAGCACAAGTGGAACGCACCTCCACATTCTGCAGCTGAAACTCTGAACTTTTGTGCGGCACTTCTTTCTTCCTTTGTGCAGCAGAagaaactgcacacacacacacacctacactctcactcactcactcactcactcactcctcaGAAGGGAACATCAGAGTGTGTCTGGCTTCAGTCCCGGTGGATCTCCGGTATTTCCGCACCTCCTCGTTTCCTGCCTAGAACTCTGGGGTTATTAATAGAAGTCGCTCCATGACTGATGGTTGTTGGTTCAATTCCCCATCATAGCTGTTCTGCATTTGTTTACACATGTTTGAAACCGACCCAgacatgtttgtctgtgtggAACCTTCATTTGGTTCTGCCTCTTTAGAAGAGCAAACGTTCCCGGGGGTGTTTGTCTTCAAACCTGTGACGTCATCAGTGCGACTCACCTGAGTCGTGCGTCAGCAGGACGTGAGTCATCACTTCAGTCATCGAAAAGAGTTGTTCCTGGGGCGTCCAGCAGTGGACAGACTGAACATGACCTCCGACCTCGGATTGCGCTCTGCGGCGTCTGTTTTCTTCTGAACCTGCTGCGGGTCAGAACCGACCTGTCAGGTGCCGACGCACATGCAGGTGACTCAGACTCGCCTTCTCTGATTGGCTCTTTTCAAACTGCATCCAGcaccaggtcaaaggtcacataTGTGTCTGCACAAGCAAACAGTTTGATGAAGCTCCTCCccgcgagtgtgtgtgttgactcaGTAGAGTCGGTTTGTGTGCACTCCAGATGGGCGTGGCCTCAGGTGTGTTTATCTTCAACCGTCAGTTGAGGAAACAAATGAGCACGTCACATGACTACTTGTTACCGTGACGACTCCTGGGCTCGTCAGAACATCAATGACCCAGAAACTATTTTAGTGTGTGGTCGTGTGAGCTGCAGTCAgaccgccacacacacacttgtaccgCTGTCTTCGCTGGGACATTTcactgactttcatgctttctctCCTTTGCCTCTCgccataaacctaaccatccaaaacaaatggctaaccataACCCGGACTCTGAACCAGAGTTAAACTTAATTATTATGCCCTAGTTATTTAGAAGTTTTCATCGTCATATTGAAcctgaaccttgtggggaccagccaaaatgtccccacaagtatagctaaaccaggttcacacacacaccctcgcaCACTCGGAGCCTGACATTCTCATTAAAACCATAAAAACTAAAAGGTTCAATCACAGACATTAATGGGTTTTTGAGTCCGGCCCGGTTTACAAGCTTTTATGAACTGTGGTTCTggtgcccccccccctcctcccacctcggttcccctcctcccccactgTTAAAAGTGAAACGTGACACCGTAGTGGCGGCCAGAAAGAATTTAAACAGCTTGCAGATTTGCTGCTTCGTTGCTGAGCAGAGGAGGTTCTGAGTTTGTACCCGCTGTGTTTCAACTGGACCCCACTTGAAAACACAGTGGCGGTCGTCTCCCCTGCTGCCTTTGTGCCCTTGAGCAACACTCGGCCTCTCCTGGTGTTTCGCTTCACCTttaacctctgacctctgtggctagcaggaaaaacacacagacaggaagtgtatGTCAGgatgtcgtgtgtgtgtgtgtgtgtatgaaaaaatgtttgtgcgagtgtgtgcgtATGTTTGTtctcgtgtgagtgtgtttgcctCGCTCGAATCGCTACTCTTTAATGGAACTGACGGACTATGTTACTCTGAGGTTTCCTGGTCTCAGAGCTCTGTCCTGGCTTTGGGACTCGCTCTTGGTCTTGGTCGCTGACTCGGGCACCACAACAGAAGCTCTCAGTGTCAGTGTGAGCGACGGCGAACAGAAACCCGATTGTtcctgacaggaagtggatcCTCCGTCACCGCAGCTGCTGCTCCCCGCGGCGTCCTCACCCCGCCCGCGACCCCCGTACCCCCGACGTCACGCTGAGTCCCACACGCGTGCGGAGGACACACACTCCTCGGGGGTCACTGTTGTTTGTTGATGTGTGTGCATTCCTGTGAACACAATAACAGTGCACCTCTGTGGTCGGCAGGGCCAGCGTGTTTGGCTTCGAGAGGATGACCAGTATCTTCCCAGCACCGTGTCctcgggcggcggcggcgtggtCGTTTTCGCCACAGACTATGGTCAGGTAACTGCTTCCTGTCTGTTGTTTctttgaaacaacacaacaaaagtcagcagcagcagtgctgtTCACTgacaaggtcacatgactctggtATGATCTGTGTGTGCATCGGCCATCTGTGGTGTGTAACTGGAGCACCTGCCGACAGGTGCCGCAGATGGTCGTccagtcactgtgtgtgtgagccacacGTCTTCTGGTCTGACGGCTGTTGTCCGCAGGTCTACACCTACAAGCAGAACACTCTGACGCAGCAGAAGGTCCAGCCCATGCatggcagcggcagcagcggggCCTGGGTGGAGGACATGTCCACTCTGGAGGACCTTCACGATGGCGCCGTCCTGCACAACCTCTTCCTGcgctacagacacacacacatctatgtAAGTGTGTGGCGACCCGCCGCATCAGTTAGCACTGGCGCTAAGCTAACACGGCGAGAGAGAACAAGCAAATGTTGACACTTGTCAGTGAACTGACTCACAAGTGGACAGTTTCTACCTTGTTGTTCAGAGCTGGTACATTTGAGGAATGTAAGAAGAGTTGAGAGGCTCACAGGAAGTGACTCTCTCCCTGCCGCGTTCAAAGCAGACCAGGTGAGGCCTGAGACCCGAGTCCGACCTTATCAGAGGCCCCAAGATTCCTGGCTGCCCCCCTGTTGGCACCAGCACCGATGAAGCCATGAGAAGAGAAGGAAGGGGATCAAGAGTTACGCGAGGATACAATAGATAAGTGAAGGAATTACGGTAAAGACCTAGCGAGAACTGAGGGAACTAGAGAGAAGCGACAGAACAAGAGAGAAGCGAGGGAAATAGAGAGAAGTGAGACAACAAGACAGAAGAAAGGGAACTACAGAGAAGTGAGGGGACAAGAGAGAAGcaagggaaaaagaaagaagcaagggaaaaagaaagaagcaagGGAACAAGAAAGAAGTGAGGGAACTAGAGAGAAGCGAGGGAACAAGAGAGAAGTGAAGGGACAAGAGAGAAGCAAGGGAACAAGAGAGAAGAAAGGGAGCTAGACAGAAGTGAAGGGACAAGAGAGAAGCAAGGGAACAAGAAAGAAGTGAGGGAACTAGAGAGAACTGAGGGGACAAGAGAAAAGGAAGGGAACAAGAGTTAGACGAGGATACAATAGATAAGTGAAGGAATTAAAGACCAAGCGAGAACTGAGGGACCAAGAGGAAAAGGAGGGAACTAGAGAGAGGTGAGGGAAAAAGAGAGAAGTGAGGGGACAAGAAAGAAGTGAGGGAACGAGAAAGAAGTGAGGAATCAAGAGAGAAGAAAGGGAACAAGTAAGAAGCAAGGGAACGAGAGAGAAGTGAGGAAgagcatctcatcttcactcttgaCTGTCGTCAGTCCTGGTGCCCCCCACTTCCCACTGTGATTAACGGCACTCGGGTCGGTGGTCCAGGCTCTGGACCGCTGCAGGAGTCATTCCACAGAGGTGACGCAGGAAACTTGATCCCACGTTTACATTGTTCAGTGCAGGAATTCAACCTGTGAACTTTCTGCAACTGAGCCTTCCACTGAGCCGATGGAGAAGCAAGACTCAGACTCATTTTCCTGGAgccgtcacatgaccagaaCCTCGACCCGACTCCAGAGAAACCAGACCAtcgtgactgttttttttttcgcgcTCGTGTCCGtgaccgacacacacacacacagagtctctGTGGGTATAAACAAAGTCTGCATTTGCGTGTAGAGAAAGTGGGTCAGTGGGTCACGACAACAAAGTGGATCAGACTCACTACAGCAGGTGACCACTGTGTAATTGTCCTGGGTGGATGTGAACTGATCCTGTGTCCTGGaggctgaggtcacatgacaattCTTCTTTCGTGTAAAGTCACTGGCTGGCTGCTAACGCTAGCTGCCTCATGGTCCCGGTCTGatcttctcctctgctctccagacGTACATCGGGTCCATCCTCGCTGCCATCAACCCGTACCAGCCGCTGCCTGACCTGTACGACCGAGCCGCCGTGGAGCTCTACAGTCGGCACCACCTAGGAGAGATCCCGCCACACATCTTCGCTATCGCTAACGAGTGCTACCGCTCGCTATGGAGGCGCCCACAGAACCAGTGTGTCCTGATCAGGTGAGTCCGGCGGGGCGCATGCCTCGACCCGTCCTCATGCTGATACTGTATGCCGTCCTGGCTCAGTGGCGAGAGCGGCGCCGGGAAGACCGAGAGCACCAAGCTGATCCTCAAGTTCCTGTCGGCCATGAGCCAGAACTCTCTGGAGGCGTCGGCACAAGTCCGGACGTCCCATGTGGAGGAGGCGCTGCTGGAGAGCAGGTGAGTCAGGAACTCGGCCCCTCCAGAAGCAGATAAAACTGCTCCTCTGCTCCCCCTACAGTCCCATCATGGAAGCATTCGGAAATGCCAAGACGGTCTTCAACAACAACTCCAGTCGCGTCGGGAAGTTCGTGCAGCTGCACTTCAGTCAGCAAGGAAACATTCAGGGAGGGCGCATCCTCGACTGTATCCTTCCTACAACAGACCTGCACGTCCTCACCCCCTCTGTCTtcactccatctcctcctcttcacctcctccttccatcTCTCTCACTTCACCTTTCCTTGACCTCTTCCTGCCATGTGTAAACAAGCGTGTCCCTTGACTTACCTTTGACCTCAGACCTCTTAGAAAAGGTGAGTTTCTCTCTGTGCGTCTTCTGATTCCATCCGGCTAACTTCTCC includes:
- the basp1 gene encoding brain acid soluble protein 1 homolog; this translates as MGGKLSKKKKGYSVNDDKSKDKDGKSEGASAEESEAAKGTKDEAPAANGANDVAATDTPAAEASKDEDKKAAEAPKEAEKPTANGESEAAKSPEEKPESKDEAKKTDATTAAPAAKTEVASADSSKPAEAAADPSAKEANATEAPSKDQTVAVKD